CCTACAGGTCTTGAAATGTGGTGCGAGAAGGGGGACTTGAACCCCCACACCTCTCGGCTCTGGCTTCTGAGACCAGCGTGTCTACCGGATTCCACCATCCTCGCTCGCGCTCTGCATACGGTCAGAGCAAGAAAGATCTTAACAGGGAAGGGAAGAAGCGGAATCTGTCGAATGGCACAGCTTCAAGGTAGGTGGTTTGGTGTAGAGGGGGCCCTCAGGTCTGCCATTTGGAGTAGTCCACTTCCGTTCCTTTTTTGATAAACTGCTGGCACACATGCAGAAACGAATACCTGCAACCCACTGAACACGCTGCCCGAGACCTCGGGTCGGTTCAGTGTTGCTCCCTTTGGCTACCGAACTGTAGCTCAATGGTGAGAGCGTCCGTCTTATAAGCGGATGGTTGCGGGTTCAAGTCCCGCCAGTTCGACCATGAAGGTGTGCAGGGGGCAAAACATGGACCTGACTTCAGGGAAAAAGCCAGAGCAGGCTTTTGATCATCTGCGGTATTTCACCAGCAGGATGTCGCCAGAGTAAGTGCTGTTGGCAAACTCCTCCAGCATCCACCGTTCGATCCTGGCGGCATTGCCGTTTCCAGAGCCTGCACCGATCAAAGGAAAAGCAATGGAACGGTAGCCTTTGCTGTCTGCAACACGCAGGGCATTTTGCACGCTCTGGCGCACCGAGAATTCGCTGGATTGCCAGAGCATGTTGATGCCAGCCACATGGATGATGCCCTGAAAAGGCAAGGTTCCTGCGCCTGTGTGCACGGCTTGACCCAGAGGGATGGGTCCCATTCTGGACAGTTCCTGAAAAGGGGAGAGGCCAGCTTTGCGTTTGATGGCTCCAGACACCCCCTGAGGCAGCAGCAACCACCACGGGATGATGTTGCGGTTCCATGCATTCACAATCACCTCCACCTGTTGTTCCAGCAGGTCTCCTTGCACGATGCGGACGGTCATGTTTTGAGTGTAGGTGCTCAGGTCGTTCTGAAACCTTTCAGAGCCTTGGGGCCCACAGGGTAAACGCAGAGTCACGGTCAGGCCATGCCAACACCAAGAGCCATCAGCCGTCAGCGATCAGCCGTCAGCAATCAGGACAGTTTTCTGGCTGCCTTTTGAACGGAAAG
The sequence above is drawn from the Deinococcus misasensis DSM 22328 genome and encodes:
- a CDS encoding macro domain-containing protein — encoded protein: MTVRIVQGDLLEQQVEVIVNAWNRNIIPWWLLLPQGVSGAIKRKAGLSPFQELSRMGPIPLGQAVHTGAGTLPFQGIIHVAGINMLWQSSEFSVRQSVQNALRVADSKGYRSIAFPLIGAGSGNGNAARIERWMLEEFANSTYSGDILLVKYRR